TATATGCGGTTTTATATATGCTGAATACAAACTTTTTTAAAATATTTTAAATTAAAACCAGCAAATAAAAGAACCGGCACCATCCGCAGAATCATCCGTTCGTGCCATATTTTTAAACGTTATTTTCTGCTGCCGGGTTTCACCGCGTTGCTGCCTGCCTTACACATTGGACATTCATCTTCTTTAAAACTTTTCACCTCAAGACTTAAAAGAGAAAACCTCGGAACTCCAAAATCAACTTTTCCTGCGCTTCTGTCAACAAGAGACACAACGGCAACCAACGCTTCGGCTCCAGCGGATTTAAGAGAATCTATGGCTTCTTTCGTTGAAAGACCCGTTGTTATAACATCTTCAACTACCAAAACTTTCTCATTTTTATCTACAAAAAAACCTCTTCTCAAGCTGACCTTACTATCAATTCTCTCGGTAAATATTGCCCGCACGCCTAAAGCCCTGCCCATTTCGTGTCCTATAATAACGCCGCCCAACGCGGGAGATACAACAACATCAACTTTTATATTATTTTCTTTAATTTTCTTTGCAAGTTCTTCAGCAAGTCGAACGGCTTCTTTAGGATACTGCAAAATCAAAGCAGCCTGAAAATACATATCCGAATGAAGTCCGCTTGAAAGCTTAAAATGCCCGTTTAAAAGAGCTCTGTTTTTTTTGAACAGTTTTCTAAGTTCTTCTTGTCGCTGTCGCATTTTTTTACCTCCCTCAACAGACTTTTCCCCCCCAAATACGTTTTTTGATCCCAAAAATATCAGAACAATTCCCATCATGATATTCAGTATCTTAACAACGATATCTGGCAAAATCGCACCTGCAAACTTGCCGATAATAATTATAATAATCATAAATATAGGCGTTGTCAGCAAAAAACCAAATCCAAAAATACTTGCATCTTTCAAATCCATATCGCGTTTGCTCATTTCAAGCGAAAAAATTCCAGCAATAAACACGATGGTAATAGGATTTGCCGTATTCAATCCGAACAGCCAAATAAACAAATCATGTCCCCCAAAAGTATCGGAATTAACAGCATTTCCCGTTGTTGCGAACAATACTCCAAATACAATTAATATAATACCGACAATAATATCCAAAATCCGCTGGTATTGTTGTATTTTCTTCATAGCGGATACTGAAAGAACAGCTAAAAAAGTGTATATAAGGTCTGAAAGCGTTATACCCACGACACCCATAAGCAGTTTACTGACCGGCAAAGACAGCGACAGTCGAAAAACCAGCATACAAATAGGACCTATACTGCCTATCTGCAGCAAAAATCCTATTTTCAATCCTTCAAGTAATAACCTATTTGTTTTTCCTATTGAATATTTCATATTTAATCTTTCATTATACTCCCATAAATACTTTTTGCAGCTTCAGCAGGATTTACAGCTTCTAGTATTGGTCTTCCTACAACTATAAAATCCGCGCCTTCTTTAACTGCAGCTTCCGGAGTCGACACTCTTTTTTGATCATCGTCAGTCTTTGCGAGTCTGATACCTGGAGTTACAACGTTAAATTCTTTTCCGCACTCTTTTTTTATAAGCCCTATTTCAAGCGGCGACGATATTACGCCGTCAATCCCACAGGTTTTTGCGAGTTTTGCTCTTTTTATAACTTCCTGCGGAACCGTAATTTGACTTGTTAAAACCGTTACCGCCCATATTCTGGGTCTGTTTTCGACGGATGTGGCAGCCTTAAGCATTTCTTCCCCACCTGTCGAATGAACAGTCAGACTAAAAACACCGAGTTCTTTCGCAGATTCAATAGAACGTTTTACGGTAGCGGGTATATCGTGAAACTTTAAATCCAAAAACACCTCTTTTCCACTGTCTTTTATCATCTTTACTACCTCTCTGCCGAACCTTAAAAACAACATCGGACCCACTTTATAAACGTCGACGTAAGAAGACGTTTCTCTTATAAGTTTTTCAGCTTTTTTAAAATCGCAAACGTCTAATGCTAAAATAATTTTATTCATTCATCTCCCCCAGTATAACTCAGATGCAATAAACAAGCCAGCAGCTACTACTAAAAACAAAACTTTGAAAATCCATTATCTTTTTTAGATTTTTCAAAGTTTCGCGGCAAAGCCTCTCCGCTTTTCATAGTAACAGACTGCAATAAAAATCATCAGGCATTTCTAACTTTGTTGATACTGCCGATTATTTTTTTTACGGATTTTATATTTTTTTCTTTCAATATATCCTCAATTCCATCAATAATTGCTATTAAGTTCCCGGGGGAAACTAAACTTGAACTTCCAACACTGACAGCCGCCGCTCCGGCAAGAATAAATTCAACGGCATCCTCCCCCATCATTATACCGCCGCAGCCTATAATAGGTATTTTTATGTCCTGATAAGCATCATACACACATCGTACCGACATAGGTTTTATGCAGGCACCCGACATCCCACCTTTTACTGTGGAAAGTTTAGGTTTAAAAGTACGGATATCTACCGCCATAGCCGGATAAGTATTTGTAAGCGTTACTCCGTCAGCACCTGCATTCTGTGCCGTTAACGCAAGTTCAGAAATATCAGTTACTAGCGGAGAAAGTTTCGCAATAACGGGAACTCTCGATACTTTTTTTACGCCTCTTATAACATCCCGCATCAAAGGCAAATCATGGCAGACTATCTTCTTTTTCAAATTGGGACAAGACAAATTAAGTTCTATTGCCGATACGCCGTTTTGGCTGCTCAATATTTTTACTGTCTCGACATATTCGCCCACTGCAGCTCCTGCAACACTTACTATTACAGGCACACCGATTTTGTTTAATTTTTCAAGAGGTTCTTCAATAAAAGCTCTAACGCCGATATTCTGCAAGCCTATGCTATTTAATATTCCGGATGCAACTTCGGCAATCCTCGGCTGCAAATTCCCCGCACGCGGTTCCAGAGTAACAGTTTTTGTCACAACCCCACCGAGTCTTTTTAAAGGAATTAAATCTGCAAGTTCATAACCGTAGCCAAAAGTACCCGATGCCGTAAGTACGGGATTTTTCAATTTAATTCCTGCAAAATTTACACTTAAATCTGGTATCATTCTATTCCGCTATCTTCCACTATCTTAAAACTTTCAGAACGAATAAGTTTAATACTGTTATAATCATCCGGATTTATAAATTCAAACTGCCATATTGAATAAGTATTGCTACTTATCGCCTTTTCAAAAAATAATATGACTATTTTCTTGTTTGTTGTTTTCTGCCATTGCCTATAGGGGGGGGGGGTAAAACAACTGTCGGATAATTATATTTGCAGCTTCAAAAGATTTTGCCTCAATCAAAACTACTTGTCCCTTCCCCTCATAACCAGCATCGACTTCTGTCTGGACACTTTTTACATTTATTTTTTGTTTGTTGATAGTAAAACTAAAAGAAGGAGTATACTTTCTGCCTCTTATAGTTAAAACCAATGAATTATCGTTCATAAAAGTACGGATTAAACTGCTTGCATAAGCGTAGTCTAAATGTTGCATTTCCGAATTGCCTATTTTAGATGCATCTAAAATAAAATCAAGTTTAGATGAATATATTTTGGTTCCCATATTGATTTTAGGAATATCAACATATCCCTCGCCTTTTATTATGTTGTAACAACCGTTTTTTACTGGCAGCAAAAACAAGTTATTACTAATAAAAATATCAGGACGCTTTTCTCTTGTATCCTGTTTGCATAAAATACGAACTTCTCTTTCACTTGTTTTTTTAAATTTTTGACACGATTTTTTTATCTGATCCGCATTCAGAATAAAAGGTGATTTGTTAAAGGCATGCTCAAGTATTTTCCAATCTTCACAAATTTTTAACCAAGCTCTGTTACAGGACTCGCTACGAGACATTATTTTTTACCTTTTTTGAATTCTTTTTCTGCGAAGTTCTTTTCCTACTTACATATTTTGCTTTGGGTTCAAGCAAAAAAGGTTGCACAGAACTACAATTTATTTTATCAGTTTCTGCAGCGCCTATTTTATATTCATTTAAATTTTCAAATCTTTTTACGGATAACTCCAAGTATCGCTTTTCCTTATCTATGCCGATAAACATCCTGCCGTTTGTTACTGCCGCAATTCCTGTAGTTGAACTCCCTGTAAAAGGATCTAATATAATGTCACCTGCTTCCGTACTTGCAAGAACAATTCTTTTAAGCAGATCTAACGGTTTCTGAGTAGGGTGCTTCCCAAATATTTTTTCGGAAGGGTTAGGAGTTCCTATAGACCATACGCTTCTCATCTGTGACCCGTCTTTTTTAAGCAGATCTTCTTTCCATTGTCCCTTTTTCATCAAATCATAATTAAATATATGTCTACTTTTTTTTCTTTTCTCGACCAAATTATTGTTTCATGACTTGCGGTAAAAAAACGACAGCTTAAATTCGGCGCTGCATTTGGTTTAAACCAAATTATATCGTTTAAAAAGTGATACCCGTTAATTTCCAAAGCAACACCGCATTGATAAATGGAATGATATGTACCGCTTACCCAAATTGTACCGTTAGGTTTTAAGACTCTTTTACACGCTTTTAGCCATGCAATATGAAATTCTAAATTTTTCTCTGTTCCACCGCCTAAATCCCAATCTCCTTTTTTCACACTTACCCTCTTTCCCGCATAACATGTAAAAGAACCGTTTGATAAAAAATAAGGAGGATCCGCAAATATCATATTTACAGAATCTATAGGCAGTAATTTTAAAATTTCAATACAATCTCCATTATATAGCGTAAATTTTTTTTTTGAATAATATTTTCTAGTTGCAGTCATTACAATTCAACTTTTAATTTTCTGCCTCACTTACGGTAAAAAATTTCCTTTTTTTCTTCTATAAGTTTATCTCTCTGAAGTTCCTACATGCCGTCAATCAAGCAATAAACAATATAACTGCTTAAATTCATAATAAACCTATTGAAGCGCATTCGTAGAGCATCATAAATTTACCATTTTTAATCCCAGTATTTCATAATTCTACATCTTTTATTTCAAAAACCGGGCCATCCTTACAAGTCAATTTATTCTCCCCGTTTATTTTTACGGCACAGCCTTGACAATTCCCTATACCACACGCCATCTTTTTCTCAAGACAGACAAAACCTTTTACATTTTTTTCTTTAGCAATCTGCAAAACCTTCTTAAGCATAGGAACAGGTCCGCATGCAAACAACGTATCGACATCTTTTAAATTCTCTGACAGAACGTCGGTAATATAACCTTTATATCCTTTTGAACCATCTTCCGTAGAAACAACGATCTTCCAACCCATTTTTTCAAATTTATCAAGACACAACAAATCTTTTTTTGAACGCACGCCGTAATAGAGAATACCTTTTCTACTCAATTTAGTGGCAAGAAAGTGAACTGACGCTATTCCTGTACCACCGGCAACGATGACAGGATTAAAATCTATATCTCCAGACTTTTGATATGACTTTTTTCCGTAAGAGTCGAAAGAAGCGCGGGACAAAAACTTTGAGGAGGCATTCGAAGTTAAACCGTACCCTCTGCCCAGAGGACCTAGCATTTTAATCTCATCACAACCGTCTTTCCCCTCTCCTCTGCGGGAGATAACCCTACCGGAGGAGCGTCCCATTTCAGACAAAATTTTTGTGCCTTTGCCAACAACACTATATAAAAAACTTATAGTACCTTTTTCAACGCAATGAATACTAATAGGGCGACGCAAAAAAACTTCCAGAATGTCAATCATAAAAAACTGTCCCGGATAACAATATTTAGAAATAGCATCCGCTTTAACTTTCAATTCAAAATAACCGGCACAGATTTCTTTATTGGAAATTATTTTATAACTTTTATCGAATCTTTTTGACGTACACATATACCCTCATCTCTATTCTTTCTTTCAAGCGAAAGGGAATAAAAGAGCGAAGAAAAACAACAATATAAAAACACTCAATATTTTAAATCAAGCTAATAAATAAAGTACGGACTTTTTGTTTTTGAAACGACACCTGCATAATCAAAAGTGTAAATTAGGAAGCGTATAAGCCTAATCATACAGGACACAATCATAAGTGGGGCAATATCCGCTTACGTTTAAATACAAAAAAAGACAATGCTTTTAAACCTGCCAAACTATATTTCCCCCCACTATAGTCATAACCGCACCACCTTTAAATTTTCTTCCAATAAAAGGAGAGTTCTTACTTTTTGAAACTATATTTTCTTTTTTAAACTCATAAGAATATTTCATATCTATTATCGTAATATCGGCAATATTTCCTTCTTTAAGAGTGCCTCTTCCCTCAAGGTTAAAAATCTTTGCAGGGTTTGAAGTCATTTTTGACAACGCTTTAGAAAGACTTAAAACACCGCTATCAACAAGTTCATTTAAAATAAGACTTAAAATTGTTTCAAAACCTATAATCCCAAATGGAGCCAGATCAAACTCTCTGTTTTTTTCTTCTTCCATGTGCGGAGCATGGTCTGTAGCTATGCAATCTATCGTACCGTCTGCAAGACCTTGTTTTATGGCATCTACATCCTCCTGTCTTCTCAAAGGAGGATTCATTTTTGTATTAGTATTATAACCTTTTACGATATCATCAGTTAAAGTAAAATAATGCGGACAAGTTTCCGCAGTAACTTTTATACTCTTTTTCTTTGCCTGCCTTATCAGTTCAACTGAACCCGCGGTGGAAACGTGCGCAATATGAAGATAACCTCCCGTGAGATCCGCGAGCATTATATCGCGGCTTATTATAACTTCTTCAGCCTGTTTTGGAATACCTCTTAAACCCAGCATCATAGAATTTTTCCCTTCGTTCATTACGCCGTTTTTACTTAACTCTTTATCCTCGCCATGCGAAATAACGGGAAGTTTAAACATTTTTGTATATTCCAAAGTTCGACGCATTATCTGCGAATTCGCTATCGGAAGACCATCGTCGCTTACCGCAACAATACCCGCTTTTTTAAGAACTCCTATTTCAGAAATCTCCACACCATGCGATCCTTTAGTAGCGCATCCTATCGGGAAAACATTTACGAGTCCCTCTTTTTGAGCCTTAAGAAGAACAAACTCGACTGTCGGGGCGTTATCAATAACAGGTTTGGTATTTGGCATGCAGAAAACAGTTGTTATCCCACCTTTTGCAGCAGAACGCGTCCCTGTATAAATAGTCTCTTTTCTTTCCTCGCCGGGTTCTCTAAGATGAGAATGAATATCAATAAGTCCCGGAACGGCAATTTTTCCTCTACCATCAACAACTTTATCGGCATCACCTAAAAATTTTGATACGATTCTGCCGTTTTCAACAAAAATATCTCCGATTAAATCTCTATTCTGTAATGGATCGATTATTTTAATATCTTTAATCTGAAGACGCATTTTTCCTCTTGGGCTTTAAAAGACATAAAACCGCCATTCTCACTGCTATTCCGTTTGTAACCTGCTCGTTAATTACGGCATTAGGACTGTCCGCAACATCGGAAGATATTTCTATCCCCCTGTTCATAGGGCCGGGATGCATAATTAAAACACCAGGTTTTGCCATAGCAAGCCTTTCTTCTGTCACCTGATAAAGCTCTACATACTCATGAACTGATGGAAATAAATTTTCCTGTTGTCGTTCAAGCTGTATTCTTAAAATATTTACAACATCGACTTTTTTAATAGCCTCATTTAAATCGTAATAAACTTTTACGCCTAAATCCTCAATATTTGACGGAATCAAAGTTGGCGGACCTACAACTGCAATTTCCGCCCCCATTTTTATCAGCGCCCAAATATTTGATTTTGCCACTCTTGAGTGTAGAATATCGCCTACGAGCAATACTTTTAATCCCTCAATTTTTTTCTTCTTTTCATACATAGTATATAAATCAAGAAGACCTTGTGTAGGATGTTCGTGAAAGCCGTCACCTGCATTTATTATAGATGCATTGAGATTTCTTGCAAGTATATCTGGCGCTCCCGCCAGAGAATGTCTGATGATCAGGTAATCCGCTTTCATTGCTTCAAGAGTTTTGCCAGTATCTATAAGACTTTCACCTTTAACAATACTTGAGGTATTCACCGTAACGTTTACAACATCGGCAGAAAGTCTCTTTGCGGCAATTTCAAATGAGTTCCTTGTGCGGGTGGAAGGTTCATAAAAAAGCGTTACTACAGTTTTACCGACTAATGTCGGAACTTTTTTAACAGATCTTGTAAAAAGACTTTTAAAAGGTCCTACTGAATCCAAAATTGTTTGCAAGTCTTTTTTGCCTAAATGTTCAAGACCAAGCAGGTCTTTACAGTTAAGAGACATTCTCTATTCCTCTGTAATACCGTTACTTTATAAATGTAACTCTATCCACCCCATCTGTTTCTTTACATTCAACTTTTATTAATTCTTCGCTCTGATACCTTATTCCTATATATTTTGCTTCTATGGGAAGTTCCCGAAATCCTCTATCTATCAAAACCGCAAGTTGAATAGATTTAGGTCTACCGAAATCCATTAAAACGTCTAAAGCCGCTCGCACTGTTCTTCCGGTATAAAGGACATCGTCAATCAAAATTATATTTTTCCGACTAGTGTCAAAAGGTATAACGGTATCTTTTATACCAGGTATTTTTGAACCGAGATCATCAAGATCGTCTCTGTAAAGCGTAATATCCAAAGTTCCAAAAGGAATTAGAGATCTACCGATTCCTGCAAGTTTTGCAATTTCAGCGAGAATTCTTTTCGCCAGGAATACGCCTTTATTTTGTATTCCTATAATTGCAACTTCGCGAATATTTTTATTGTTATCAGAAATTTCCCTTGAAATTTTACTAACCGCACTCTGAAAAGACTTAGAATCGAGTATAATGTCCGACATTTTATTTCTTTAACCTTTCAATATATTTCTCTATTCCGTTTTCACGGAGTTTTAAATCTTCACTAACAACTGCATTTGACATTTTATTCCTGTAAACCCTAAGCTTTTCTCTCAAGTTCTCATTGGCAACAGCTATAATCTGAACAGCTAAAAGTGCGGCATTCACGGCTCCTGCACTGCCCAGCGCAACTGTTGCGACAGGCACGCCTTTAGGCATTTGAACTATTGAAAACAAAGAGTCGAAGCTTGAAAGATTTCTGCCATCTACCGGAACACCTATTACAGGAAGAACGGTTTCAGAGGCAATGACTCCGGGAAGTGCCGCAGCCATTCCCGCGGCAGCTATAAAAACTTTTACACCTGAATTTTCAGCTTCTTGAATGCACTGCTTTAAATACTTGGAAGCCCTGTGAGCCGAAGCAATATTCAAACTGTAAAACAAGCCAAACTCTTTCAGTGTCTTGACAGTTTCATTCATCATTGGCAAATCCGATTCCGAACCTACTATAATTGCTACATCAATTTTGTTCGCCATTTAAAGCTCTCCAAGCTATATCTTTTCTATAATGCATATTTTTAAAAGATACCAACTTAACATTTGAATATACTTTATCTATCGTGCTTTTCACATCATCTGCTGTTGAAGTAATTCCCAAAACCCTGCCACCGGAAGTAACAAGTCTGCCGCTTTTAAGTTCTGTTCCGGCATGAAACACTATTGTATTTTTATCATTAATACTTTCGAGACCCTCGATTTCAAAACCTTTTTCAAAACTTCCGGGATACCCGCCTGAAGCAAGCACTACGCATACTGAAAATTCTTTTTTCCAGTTGATTTTTATGTTTAAAAGTTCTTTATTTAAAATCGCGCTGCAAATATCAGTCAAATCCGTATCGAGCAAAGGCAAAACCGCCTGCGTTTCCGGATCGCCGAAACGACAATTAAACTCTAAAACATACGGAGAAGAACCGTTCATAACTATGCCGATATATAAAACGCCTTTATAATCAAGTTTCTCAGCTTTTATGCCATTAACAACTTTGCGAATTATGTCATCAACTTGTTCATTTAGCTCATCTGTCGCTGAAGGAGCAGGCGCATACGCGCCCATACCACCTGTATTAGGACCTTTATCATTATCGTTTATTCTCTTATGATCCTGCGAAGCAGGCATAACCGAATAAGATACACCATCGGTAAATATCAGATATGAAAGCTCGGGGCCGTCTATATACTCTTCTATAATTACATTTGTCCCGGCATCGCCTAAAACTTTATTTTTCATCATTTGTTTAACAGCATTCCGGGCATCTTCCCTACCGTTACATATATAAACACCTTTCCCGGCAGCAAGTCCGTCAGCTTTAACTACAGCTTTTCTATCTTCTTCCCAGCTTTCCAAAAATTTCAGCGCATCATCAACGTCTATAAAACTTTTGTACTGCGCTGTAGAAATACCGTACTTTTGCATAAATTTTTTTGAATATACCTTGCTTGCCTCAAGCCGGGCTGCATCCTTTGACGGTCCGATTATTTTTAAGCTTTCAGCTTCAAAGTAATCAACTATACCCAAAGACAGAGGAACTTCAGGACCGACAAATGTAAAGTCTATTTTATTTTTTCTGACAAAATCGGTAAGTTGATCAAAATCACTTGCTGAAATATCAACGTTCTCCGTGATTCGAGACGTCCCACCGTTGCCAGGGGCACAATATATCTTGTCTATTTTGGGGCTTTTTGAAAACTGAATGCATATTGCATGCTCCCTTCCGCCGGACCCTATAACCAATACTTTCATTTAATCTCCGAATTAAAAACTTTCTCTGCCAGATTTGAATTAATATACCTGCAAAAAAAAATTTCATTTCTAAAATAAACGCAATTATCTCGTCTTCACGATTCTGCTCAACATTCCGCCACATCTTAATTTCCAGTTTTAGTCAGACCGATTTCAACCGCATATTTGCCACTTTTTTATTCACTGTCATATTTGGCAGAATTCCCGCAACAGGAATAACTTTACGACAGAATTTTCCTTTTTACCCAAACAGAAAAACCTGTCGTCATTTCCCATTACGCAAAATTTTACGCCACCGACGAATCGAATCTAGTTGATTTTAATTTTACAAAATAATAAGATTATTGGCAATTTTTTCAAGAAGCGGCATAAGATAGGACTGTTTTTGTTAATTTTTATACCATTTATTATTTTGCAACAAAGAAGTTAAAGCTTTATCAAGAGGAAGCAGCTTTTCCTGCATTTGTTTAAGCTCACTAGTGTTTTCGCTAAGCTAAGTTTCTTTAATTATTGAACGATTGTGTTTTACGTAATTGCCGTTTTCAATAAAAATATCCCTGTTCCGTCATTTATTAAAACAAAGGGATTTGCATGTTTATCCAATGCATTTGTTCCAAGCGCCAAAAAAGACTTTTGAATTCCAGCAAGGTGATTATTGTAGGTATCAGATCTACCTGTGAAACAATATAGTCAGTTTTCTGGGGTTTTATTTTAATATTTGGGAACATAAATCACAAAAGGAATTTTAAATCTTTCCTCAATACTGTCATTTCTGAGAAAAGATACTATTCCGACAATGTGATCCGCCATAAAAATAAATATCGTATTGTCAAACCACCCTTCTTTTTTTGCCTTTTTCATAAGATGTTCTAATAGAATAATCCGAATAGCACAAAGCGTTAATATACTTGTTGCAGTTACTGTCTGAAAGATATTGTTCAAAATTTTTTGTCGTAGGGACAAAATCTCCATGAGTAGAACCAGTAAATAAAAAAAGGACGACCCCATCTTCGGCTGTTGTCGGCTCTTTTTCTGCGGCAAAATTAAACAAATCGTAATCATACCCGTACAGCAGATTATGTATATAGTCAATCAAACGCGGTATATTCTCTTTACCGTAACTTTCCTAAATATGCCAGTGTATTCTTAACATTCTCAACAAATTTCTCATCGATGACTGCACAAACATAGTAAAATATCCTCTTTCATTGAATGCTTCAGGATTGACGATATATTATTCAGTCTTTCAATTTGACTCAGTCCCCCCGGCTCAAAAAAGACACAGATAGTCCAAATATGCTTCTCGTTACATTGTCGTAAGAAGCATTGTTAAAAACTATTCCATTTGCGACCATTTCATCAAAGTTCGGAGTAACATCATAGTTTTCACTGCCTAGAGAATCAATATAGCGCGGGGGACAGCTTTTAAGCAGCACTATAAAAAATGGTATAGTTTTTTTCTTTTCCCAAATTTTAATTTTTCGCACTAAAGGATAATTTACGTCAGGGCACAAATTCCCCGTCACTTAAAAGAAATTTCTGGACATTTCCAAGCGCTTTATCTAGAAGATATTTATTTACTGCAGCACCAATTCTTTTATATTTCAAACTGTGAATTTGCGTAAACGTCCCGTTCAAAATGAGCTTACGCTTTTAAGATTTTTTGTCAGCCTGTAGGCATTATCTAAGCTTATAAGTATTCCGCTGAAATTTTCCCTTATGCCCAAAACAACAAAAAAATAACGCAAAAGACGCCTAGAAAAATAATGACGTTTCTTAATAAACCAACAGGCTGCGGATTAAATTTCTTATTTATATATTTGAAAACTTTTACGACTTTAAGCGTGACAACAGAAAAAAATTAAAGCCAAAACCTACTAATATGCCGCAGAGAATATCTTAATAATAAATTTTTTATTTTAAGCACCACAACGAGTTCTTACGTTATGTGTTTATATACCGGCTAACTTCAGGAAAATAAAAAAGTCGCAGCTCAAAATAAGTATCATTAAACAGTCATAAATAAAGCGCAGAATTTAAAAAACTTGGCGGACAGGAATAAATAAAAAAATAATAAAAATTCCCAGAAACATGCTTATAACAAACATAATGAAATAACGAACGAAATAAAGAAAATATTAGTGTGGATGACAAAAAAAATAGAATAATGATATTTTTATTGCAAGCTTTACATCCTGCCGATACTGCATTAAAAAGATTTTTTTTATTTTACTTATATTATAATTATTGAAATAAATATATTGGCAAAAACGATCCGCTTACAATTTGTATAGTTAAACTCCTCTTAAAGGTTTACAGAGTCAGT
This genomic interval from Candidatus Endomicrobiellum trichonymphae contains the following:
- the pyrR gene encoding bifunctional pyr operon transcriptional regulator/uracil phosphoribosyltransferase PyrR, giving the protein MSDIILDSKSFQSAVSKISREISDNNKNIREVAIIGIQNKGVFLAKRILAEIAKLAGIGRSLIPFGTLDITLYRDDLDDLGSKIPGIKDTVIPFDTSRKNIILIDDVLYTGRTVRAALDVLMDFGRPKSIQLAVLIDRGFRELPIEAKYIGIRYQSEELIKVECKETDGVDRVTFIK
- a CDS encoding dihydroorotate dehydrogenase gives rise to the protein MIPDLSVNFAGIKLKNPVLTASGTFGYGYELADLIPLKRLGGVVTKTVTLEPRAGNLQPRIAEVASGILNSIGLQNIGVRAFIEEPLEKLNKIGVPVIVSVAGAAVGEYVETVKILSSQNGVSAIELNLSCPNLKKKIVCHDLPLMRDVIRGVKKVSRVPVIAKLSPLVTDISELALTAQNAGADGVTLTNTYPAMAVDIRTFKPKLSTVKGGMSGACIKPMSVRCVYDAYQDIKIPIIGCGGIMMGEDAVEFILAGAAAVSVGSSSLVSPGNLIAIIDGIEDILKEKNIKSVKKIIGSINKVRNA
- the pyrE gene encoding orotate phosphoribosyltransferase: MKYSIGKTNRLLLEGLKIGFLLQIGSIGPICMLVFRLSLSLPVSKLLMGVVGITLSDLIYTFLAVLSVSAMKKIQQYQRILDIIVGIILIVFGVLFATTGNAVNSDTFGGHDLFIWLFGLNTANPITIVFIAGIFSLEMSKRDMDLKDASIFGFGFLLTTPIFMIIIIIIGKFAGAILPDIVVKILNIMMGIVLIFLGSKNVFGGEKSVEGGKKMRQRQEELRKLFKKNRALLNGHFKLSSGLHSDMYFQAALILQYPKEAVRLAEELAKKIKENNIKVDVVVSPALGGVIIGHEMGRALGVRAIFTERIDSKVSLRRGFFVDKNEKVLVVEDVITTGLSTKEAIDSLKSAGAEALVAVVSLVDRSAGKVDFGVPRFSLLSLEVKSFKEDECPMCKAGSNAVKPGSRK
- the pyrF gene encoding orotidine-5'-phosphate decarboxylase; translation: MNKIILALDVCDFKKAEKLIRETSSYVDVYKVGPMLFLRFGREVVKMIKDSGKEVFLDLKFHDIPATVKRSIESAKELGVFSLTVHSTGGEEMLKAATSVENRPRIWAVTVLTSQITVPQEVIKRAKLAKTCGIDGVISSPLEIGLIKKECGKEFNVVTPGIRLAKTDDDQKRVSTPEAAVKEGADFIVVGRPILEAVNPAEAAKSIYGSIMKD
- a CDS encoding aspartate carbamoyltransferase catalytic subunit; this encodes MSLNCKDLLGLEHLGKKDLQTILDSVGPFKSLFTRSVKKVPTLVGKTVVTLFYEPSTRTRNSFEIAAKRLSADVVNVTVNTSSIVKGESLIDTGKTLEAMKADYLIIRHSLAGAPDILARNLNASIINAGDGFHEHPTQGLLDLYTMYEKKKKIEGLKVLLVGDILHSRVAKSNIWALIKMGAEIAVVGPPTLIPSNIEDLGVKVYYDLNEAIKKVDVVNILRIQLERQQENLFPSVHEYVELYQVTEERLAMAKPGVLIMHPGPMNRGIEISSDVADSPNAVINEQVTNGIAVRMAVLCLLKPKRKNASSD
- a CDS encoding dihydroorotase; the encoded protein is MRLQIKDIKIIDPLQNRDLIGDIFVENGRIVSKFLGDADKVVDGRGKIAVPGLIDIHSHLREPGEERKETIYTGTRSAAKGGITTVFCMPNTKPVIDNAPTVEFVLLKAQKEGLVNVFPIGCATKGSHGVEISEIGVLKKAGIVAVSDDGLPIANSQIMRRTLEYTKMFKLPVISHGEDKELSKNGVMNEGKNSMMLGLRGIPKQAEEVIISRDIMLADLTGGYLHIAHVSTAGSVELIRQAKKKSIKVTAETCPHYFTLTDDIVKGYNTNTKMNPPLRRQEDVDAIKQGLADGTIDCIATDHAPHMEEEKNREFDLAPFGIIGFETILSLILNELVDSGVLSLSKALSKMTSNPAKIFNLEGRGTLKEGNIADITIIDMKYSYEFKKENIVSKSKNSPFIGRKFKGGAVMTIVGGNIVWQV
- the purE gene encoding 5-(carboxyamino)imidazole ribonucleotide mutase; the protein is MANKIDVAIIVGSESDLPMMNETVKTLKEFGLFYSLNIASAHRASKYLKQCIQEAENSGVKVFIAAAGMAAALPGVIASETVLPVIGVPVDGRNLSSFDSLFSIVQMPKGVPVATVALGSAGAVNAALLAVQIIAVANENLREKLRVYRNKMSNAVVSEDLKLRENGIEKYIERLKK
- a CDS encoding dihydroorotate dehydrogenase electron transfer subunit: MCTSKRFDKSYKIISNKEICAGYFELKVKADAISKYCYPGQFFMIDILEVFLRRPISIHCVEKGTISFLYSVVGKGTKILSEMGRSSGRVISRRGEGKDGCDEIKMLGPLGRGYGLTSNASSKFLSRASFDSYGKKSYQKSGDIDFNPVIVAGGTGIASVHFLATKLSRKGILYYGVRSKKDLLCLDKFEKMGWKIVVSTEDGSKGYKGYITDVLSENLKDVDTLFACGPVPMLKKVLQIAKEKNVKGFVCLEKKMACGIGNCQGCAVKINGENKLTCKDGPVFEIKDVEL
- a CDS encoding type II restriction enzyme, encoding MSRSESCNRAWLKICEDWKILEHAFNKSPFILNADQIKKSCQKFKKTSEREVRILCKQDTREKRPDIFISNNLFLLPVKNGCYNIIKGEGYVDIPKINMGTKIYSSKLDFILDASKIGNSEMQHLDYAYASSLIRTFMNDNSLVLTIRGRKYTPSFSFTINKQKINVKSVQTEVDAGYEGKGQVVLIEAKSFEAANIIIRQLFYPPPL